From the genome of Gemmatimonadaceae bacterium:
GACAATGAGCCGTCGACTCACTCCAGCCGAGCGAAATGAGATTGGAGCCTGTATTCGCGAGGGCATTCCGAGACGCGAGATAGACGTGCGGATTCGGAGTCAGCGTCAACCACGTGCAAGATGTCGAGAACGGCACGGGAATTCGGAGACACGTGTGGACTCGGCGCTGCCAGTCGGCGTTCGGACCGACTGAAAAGCCGCCCGGTCAGCCTTCTCGTCCACACGGCGTCAAAGAGCGCTTGCGACGCGTGCGCTCTTCACGGTCGGACGACGTTTTCGACGAGGTCGTCCGTTTGATGCGGCGAACCGACGACGTCTCGCGATCCATGTTCAACGAGCGTGCCTTGCAAGAGACCACCGAGCGATGCGTTCGCCTCGTTCGACGCTGGCAAGGAGCAGAACAGATCGAGCTCGAAGTCATTGTCGTCACGGCACCGCCGACGCCTGAGCAAACAATATCGCCGAGCTGGGTACTGTATCTGCTTCTACGCGACGCGTTCAGCGGGTCGCGTGTTCGTGTGACGCGTCAGCCGATTTACGTGGAAGACGACACGACAGCTCGTGCAATGCGCTTTCGCGAAATGCTCGCTGAACTCGACCAAGTGACGCACTTGGAAGACCGTTGAATCCGTGATTGCTCGATTCATCCATGATTCGGCCGTTTTCCCGCGCGCAGATAATAAGGATTATCTGCTCTGAGAATTCGCCGACCCCGTTACGGCGCCTGCCCTTAGCGAATGGTCCGTGATACGAAGGTGCCCGTCGCCACGCGAGCGCACCGAGCGACACCACACCGCCCCGTTCTTCGCGGAAGCCAGCAATCTAGTCCAGTGCTTTGGCGAAGACTTCATATGTCGCTTAGGCTGGGACCATGCGCAGGAAATCCAGAAGCGTTTGGCGCGAGCCCGCGACCCGACCTGGCGATTCGACGCACTTCTCTAGCTCACTCGACTCATGTCCACCGGCAACTCTCAACAGCACGAAACAATCACGGCGGCCGAAACGCGAACGCGCCTCCTGCTTCACATCTGCGAGCTCTATCAGCAGGATTGGCTGGAACTGTCGCAGCGCATGATGCCGCTCTGGCAAACGAGCGTGATCTCTTCGGCGCTTCACCTTGAGTACCTCGACGACCACGGTTGGATTGCGTGGACCGGAGAAGGAACACCTATTCCGACGTTGCGCGGACTTCAGTTGGCAGAGGCCATCGAGGAAGGTTCGACGCTCGCGCAGTTCGTGTTCAGTCGCGACAACTGAGCGTTTGCTGTTCAAGTAGCGCCAACGCCCTACACGCATGCGGAGTTGGCGCCGCTTCGGCTTCCTTTGCCTACTACGTCGGATCAGGTGATGCGCGCGGCGCGACCGCGCAGACTGTGGCGAGTCATCGAGTACGCTACATCTCCACCCGCACGCCGAGTGTTCACTGTGATCGCAACGCCATCAATCGAAGCTGTCGAGATCTTCGCGCGGCTCGCCGAACCGTTTCAGGACCACGAAATCGAATGGCGCGTCGCTCGCTCGGGTATCAAACATGGTCGGCCCTGGGCGCAGGTGCTCGCGTACATTGACGCCCGCGCGGCACGCGCCCGATTGAACGCGGTGCTTGGCGCAGCTAGTTGGAGAGTCGAATATCACGAAGCTCCTGGTCCGCGGGGGGGCGTGATCGCGACTCTGTCGTTGCGTATTGCTGGCGAATGGATCGCCAAACAGGATGGCGCTGACGCGCCGGAGCGCGAGCCAGTGAAGGGTGCGATCTCTGGAGCTTTCAAACGCGCGTGCGCTGTGTGGGGCATCGGCGAGCACCTCTACGACGTTGGTGAGTCGTGGGCCATCTTCACCGACGCCGGCGCACATCGCGTGCAGATCGACGGTGCGACCTATCGATGGGATGCGCCGTCAATCGCGGGCAAGGCTCCGGTGAGCCGACACGAGCCGACCGCGAACGACGCCCGTCCGACGTCGCGAAACACTCGTCGTCACGACGCATCGACGACACCCTCAGCGCTTGCGTCGCCCACGATGGAGTCGGCGGCATTGTTGCTCATGCCGTTTGGCAAGCATCGCGGCATGCCACTGCGCGACGTTCCGCTCGCCGACCTACAGAGCGCCCGGATTGGGCCATTCAGAAGCGGCGAGACTTCCCGGGATTCTTGGAGGCGGTGTCCCTGCTGGAAGGATCCGCACTCGTGGCGGCGTAGGCGGTTCGGCGCGGGGCCCTGCCCCGCTACGCCCCGTCTGTCCCCCCACCAATTGGAGCGGGCCTGCACTCCAGGCCCGCCGTTCGGACGGTTTGCCGTTGTCGTCGCGCGGCGGGCGCGTGCTGCGGGGTCGCCGGCGTTGTGGCGCGCCAAAATCGGCGCCCTACACTTTTGGGGTTAGGGGTCAGAATTCGCTGATTCTCGACACCGATCTTCTTCCGGTGCCCCAATCATGATGTCCGCAACCAACAGCTCCTCCGATTCTTCCATTCCCGACAGCTCATCACCGCCGTTTCCCCAGGACGTGGCGGCACACATCCGCGACCTAATGCTCAAAGAGGTCCCTCCCATCTTCGGCGAAGAGCCCTGTCCAACGACGGCGACGATGCGCGCGGTTGAGGATCTCGAACACTATCACGAGCTCTTGGGGCGGCGACGCGCTGCGCCGCGGACCTCTCCCGCGGCCTTGCGGGGGAGAGGCGACGCTCCGGGTCGATGTCTGTCGTGGCTGGATCGGGCCGTGACGCCGTTGGACGCGCATCTGCTTGTGGCAGGGAGGTCGACGACTATCTCGCGATTTCGCATGGTCGAGTCGGGCGATGGTCTTTCGATCCGGCATGGAACCGCGTCCTTCCCAGAAAGTGCGCGGCCCGACGTCCAACGGCTGTCGGCGCCTTGAGGCGATGGCGGTGGTGTGCGGGCCGGCGCAGCGATTCCGGTCGAAACTCCTTTTGCCGCACCAGATCTGGACGGTTTCTCAGCGCTCATTCCGCCGTCGCGATATCATGGCCGCGGGGGCCCCCGCAAAAGGGAGCCCGAGGCGCTGCCCTTCCCGGGCTCGTTGGACGACGCAGAGGTCTGCGAGCTGTGGCGGAAGTTTTTAAGGCGTAGTGCTCCGAGGTAGCTTTACGGTGCGCTGGCCCACTCACGGCGCACAAAGCGGCCCAACGGTCGGGTCGACCCGGGGACCCGGGCAGGGTTTGGGCGGCTGAAAGAGTTGGTCCTTTGGGTCCGCTTCGTGAGACTGTTTTCTATCCGCAGTGAGAATTGCGGCGCTTGCGTGCCCCTGGCGGCGAGCAAAGTCATCATGGGTGGCGGCGCCTCTTGTGGCCTTCGGAATCCCCGATCCGCCCCACCCGAGCCTGGATCAGGGCTCCCCCGCCGTTTCGGCCGGTTTGATCAAGCGCATCACAACGGTCTGAGGGGGGGGGGGGGGGGGGGGGGGTGTCGGATTTCAGGAGGTTGCACTAATAAACGAAATGCTTATAATAAACGGACCGTTTATTAAGCACTTTCCAGTTATCATGACTCGCACGCCAGACTGGCTCGCCCGCAGGCTCCGCACCCTACCGGGGGTGCGGGTCGACATCGACCCGCTCGGCGGACGCATTACGCTGCACAGCCCAGGAACGAGACCCGTAAGCTACCAGACGATCTCCGCCTCGGGAATTTCAGGCACCGAAGCCACACGGCGGGCAAAGGAGCTATCCAGGAAGGTCGGTCCGACGCACACGCTGCTTGCGGTTCGCAGCCTGCCGAGCGCGATCCGCGACGAGCTCGCCGAAGCAGGCGTCTCGTGGGCAGAACAACTGACGGGACACCTGCACCTCCAGGCTGCACCGCTCTTCATTCATGTGGAGGGAGAGGGCAGCCAGCGGAATCGCCGGCGCCTACCGACGCCGGTACGCGACCGACGCGCCTCGTTGGCCTCTCCGGACGCTGCGCGGAGACGCTGCTCCTACTGGCGACGACTCCTGGTGGACTGGAGCGCGACATCACGACGACGCGCCTCGCAGCGCTCGCCGAAGTGACCCAGCCGCAGGCGACGTACGTGCTGCACCGCCTCGAACGGGAAAAGGTGCTCACGCCGACCCGTAGTGGAGGACGCACCAAGAGTTGGGCGGTGGTTGACGCTGCCGGGCTCCTCGATCTGTGGGGCGCCGAAGACACTGCCCCCGTCGAAGAGACTCAGATTTATGTCTGGTCACGCGCACCTCAGGAGCTCCTACAGGGGCTCGCCCGCCTGAACGATGCCGTGGAAGCGTGGGCGCTCGGGGGCGCCGCGGCGGCAAATCTGTACACCCCCACCCTCACGACCTATCCAGTGGCTACCGTCTGGATCCCCAACGCGACACCAGTCGAGACGGTGGCCTCCGCGCTCGGCGGACAGGTGGTGGCTGACGGCGGTTCCGTCACCATACGGCAGACAGCCAAGGATCCGTGGGCGCTCCATCGGCTGTCGCTACCGACGAAGGGGACCGTGCACCTGAGCGCAGACGTCGATGCCAATGAGTCTGCGCGACTGCGGGAGACGCTTCGCGGCAAACAAAGTCGACCACCCGCTGCCGATCTGTGGGGAGGGATGTCGCTGGTATCGCGGCCGCGCGCCATCATCGAGACGCTGCGCGATGGCAGAGGTCGATACGAGGAGATCGCGGTGGCCCTGCGAAACTCGCTGGCCCTGACAAGCACGACTGGCTAGCGCGTAAAGCACGCGATTCGTCTCACCTTCCATCTCGACCCAGCAATGCCGCCCGAACAACCACCAGTCAATCCAACGCGCCAGGACTACAATCGCGGCATCCTCGATGCCTGCTACCGCGCGCTCGCGACGATTGTCAAAGCGATTGATGGTCAACAGTTCCCACGACTCGTGGTGATTGGCGGCCTCGCGCCCACGCTGCTGCTCAATGATGATCATCTGGACGCGCTCTTCAAGGATGACCCACATCCCGGTACCAGCGACGTTGACTTGTGCGTGCAGGTGGACTTGACGAACGACGCGAACCTCTATGCGTCGCTGCTCAGGATTTTGAAGGATCTCAGCTTCGAGCCGATGCAACGGAACGACGGTTTCGGGGAGAGCACCTGGCAGTGGGTGAGAGACATTGACGAAGCGAGGATCGCGGTCGAATTCCTGTCACCGTCCGATGGCGTGGTATCCCAGAGCGGTGCTCCCACAGTCGGACGCATTGGCGAGGCGACGGTGACGAGGCCCGGTGATGAGATCGGCGCATTTCGACTGCCAGCCGGCGAGCTCGCGTTTCGAGATGCGCGTCCCCGACAACTCAACGTTGATCTGCTCGGACCTCCCGGCGAGCGCTCAGTAGGGATGGCCGACGTAACGGTCTGGGTGGCGAATCTGCTGCCGATGCTCGTACTCAAGAGTTTCGCGCTCCAACGTCGTACGAAGCACAAAGACGCGTTCGACATCGTATGGCTGCTGACTCGATGGCAGGGCGGTCCCGCGCAAGCTGCACGCGACGCCAAGAACAGTCCGGTCGCGGACAGTCCGCATGTAGTGGTCGCGATTGCGATCCTCGACCGTTCCTTTAGGGATCCGGCTCAACATGGTTGCCAACAGTACGCAATCTTCGAGTTGGGCGGAGTCGGTGCGGAAGCGGCACCAGCCGATGCCCTGCGCCTCGCGCGCGACGCGCAGGGTGCCGTTCAACGCTTTCTTGAAACCTGGCGCACGCTCTAGCCGCACCGTCTCAGCGTAAGGCCCGGCAATCGCTTCTGAATTTCGTTCATTCTCGCCAACGCCACCGAGCTCTCAGCCGACTCCACCACGATCTAGTAGGCGCCTGACTGTGTTGAGCTGACTGCTCATCAGCTTGCGTGTCCGACTCGACGCTGCCGTACAGCGCTACTTCTGCCTGACGAGTTGTCGCGCGCTCTCGTCAATTTTCCTTGCGCGTGCACTCGTAACTCCAGACCACGCGATCCTGGCGAATCCAGTAGTGCGAGCGACAGCCGTACTGGTGGTTGCCAATCGAGGGGTAGAGGGTCACCGAACGACCGTCGTACTGCAACTGCCAAGCGGCGGGAGAGAGCGGAGTTACGACGCGATTACCGCAGCCGCAGCAACAGTGATGAACGACGGTATTGAATGCAATCGACACGTATAGCACACCGTCCTCAAGAGTCGGTGGCAGGACGTCGACAAAGCGGTGCTCAAGCTCAGCGGACCTAGTCATTGAGATTCGCCATGATCGTCGCTCACGAGCCCATTCCCTTCGATGATGTAGGCGGTGTGCCCTTCGCGCTCAAGATCGACGTAGAAGCCGCAGAGCTTCTTCCACTTGATGACCGCCATGACGGCGTTCAGTGCATTGAGCTCTGCGATCTGAATATTCTTCTCGTACTCACCACCAGCCTCACCGTCGCGAGTGCCGGAACGATACGCGGTAGTCGACGGGCCCCATCGCCCTGGGCGAGCCGTCGTTGTTGCGATTTGTCCGACAAGTCCGTTGGACGTCTGCTGGAGACCCATGCCGACGATAATGCACTGCACGGCGGATGTTCTGAGCGCGTCCACGATGAGCTTGCGTGCGGGTCCCGAGTCTACGCAGACAAACACCGTGTGCATTTCCAGCAACTCGCCGACATTCGTGTGGTCTATGTGCTCCGGATGAGGAATGATTCCGCGCCGCATCGGATCGTACATTTGTTGAAAATAGGCGACTTTAGTCAGTCGTCCGCGCAACTGCGTCAGTGAGGCTGCACCGGGCGCCCGGAAGGCATTGTGCTGGAGAAACTCGTCTCCATCGTAGAGATGGATCTCTTGGACGGGGGTTTTTGCGAGAAAGTCGAGAACGTAAGCGCCGGTCCCACCCGTACCGACGATGGCGACTTTTGGCACACCCAACGCGGGTGTGAGGGCTGCAATACCGGCTAGCGCAGATGCATTCTCGGTGTAGCGAAAGACCGAGCTGTCATCGCGCACTTCGACGACGCCGAACGTGCGCGCGGTGACACTAAGGTCGAGTGCCTCGGCCGGACCAGTAATCCTGTTTACGTACTCAGTGAGCTTCTCGTAAAAGTCGAGATAGCGGTCGGCCGGTTTGGGTTTCGCTGAGAAGGAGTGATCTACGATCAGTTCCGTTTCGACAGCCCGCCGATTCGAACCATGTGCAATTTCAGTCATTAGCCGACCGTCCTGATGCGCAGGATGGCACCCACCACATCGCGACATGGTCGTTGGGCGCCACAGCAACATCACCGGCAAAGGTGATCGGCATGACAAGCTTCCCGAACTGCACTTTTCGTTGCTCAGACACGTATGGCACTTCGTGGAGCACGAGATGTCCGCCGTGGATCTCCAGCACGTAGCCTTCGTCGGCTGCGCGCTGGAGATCCGGACTCGCGGCAATCCTAGGATCGATCAGTGGCTGTGACACTGAAAATCATCTCGTTCTTGACCTTCGTGGTCTGCCCGGCGACCAAGGTGCCCATTGGCTTATTGCCGTGGCCCCGCTGGTATGTGACACCGTACAGAATATTCGGACCCGTTGGCAGCCCTCGGGCGAGAGCGACTACCTCCTCGAAGGAGATGTCCTTGTCCGACACGAAGTGCGGCTCGGCGTTCACGTATATCGTGTTCTGCTTCCGTCCCCTCTCGGCCTCGCCGCGCTCCCCCTCGTCAACCCCATCCGTTTCGTTAACCGCCGACTCCACCTCGTTGACCTCAGTGCTCTGACCCATTGTCCACCTCGCGACGTTGTCTTTCGTAGATTTCCGATCATCGCAGGCGCCGATGATCGACGCGGCAGCTAGCGGTTGCGATCCTTGGGTGGATTGGTGTCGCCGCCGTAGCTGTTCTTTGTCCCGATCTTCCCGTCCTTGTTGTGGATGGTGTGCTCGACCTTAGCCTTTTGCGCATCGCTGCGTCCCTGCTCCACAGCGCGCTCCTTGAGCCGGTGGTTGCTCAGCACTTCGCCGCCCTGTTGGTTCACCCACCCCTTTCCCGAGGGATTGGGGGTGGTGTGCACGCCTGCTTTCTTGCTCGCCGACATCGTGCCTCCTGATTGAGAACGTGCTGTGTGTTCCGTCGTGTAGGCGATCACCCTTCCTGCTTCGCCGACGGCTCCTTGTCTGACATCTCGTCGCGGCTTGCCTCGCAACCCAACCAGCGTTAGCGTATATCACGATTAGGTATGGACACATACTAGAAAGAATAGTGATAACCAACAAGACGTTCTCGATATCGTTGCTTACACTTCGGCATCTCTTCGGCTTATGAATCCGGACCGGAGATAGACCTTGGGCGCCGAATCGCCCAGTTTCGCGAAGAGCGTGGGCTCAGTCAGGCTGCCCTCGCGAAGCAGATGGGCACTTCTCAGTCAGCGATCTCTCAGATCGAGTCTGGAGAGCGGAATCCGTCGTTCGAGACGCTGCGCCAGATCGCGAAGGCGCTGAGTGTCACGCCCGCGCTTTTGGTCGGCGCTGACGTAGAGCAGCTAGAGGCGCATGAGCTGGCGCATTTTCGGCTGCTACGCACGTTGGCCCCTGAGGCTCAGCAGGAGCTACAGCAGTTCGCGGCGTTTCTTCAAATGAAGCAACAGAAGAAGCCGAACGACTGATCGATGTCACGTGCCTTCTCGCAGTCCTCCGCGGGTCGCGGTTCGACGACACCAAACCGAGAGGGGCGTCGCATCGCCCAACTCTTTCGTCAAGTTCGGTTGAGCCACGCGATGGATGCGCGCACGTTCGATCTCGACTTGATTCTCGCCGAGGACAATCTCGTCGTCTGCGAGTCAGAGTTCGAAGAGAGCGGCTACGCCGCGTGTTTGATTCGGACGCCGGCACAGAGCGGCATCATGATCGCCGGCAACCAGGAACCCGGGCGCCGGCGATTCTCGCTCGCACACGAGCTCGGCCACTATCACATTCCGTCGCATCAGGCAGTCGGTTCGACCTTGATGTGCGCGGACTCGGCGCTTCGCACGCGTTCCAGTGACGCGGCGCGCATAGAATGGGAGGCAAATGACTTCGCGACAGAGCTTCTGATGCCGTTTCGCCTGTTTTCGCGTGATGTCGAGCGGCGAGACGTCAGCTTTAAGACAGTTGCAACGCTCTCGTCGTCCGACATGTACAATGTCTCCTTGACTGCCGCTGCCTGGCGGCTGGTAGAGACCTGTCGTGAGGTGTGCGCGCTGGTCGTGAGCATCGACGGAAAGGTTGCGTGGAGCGTGCGTTCGAATTCGTGGCGGCTCCCGCTCCCTGACGTTGGTCGGCCGGTGCCAGTTGGCACGATGGCTGCCGCCGTTTTGCAAGGAGAGCGGCCCCTCAGCCGTGCAGAAGCATTAGATCCGCTCACGTGGCTTAGTTCCGCTGACGGCAGGTGGGTGGCATCGGAGGATCTGCGTTTGTTCGAGAGCACGCACGCGATTCCGCGACTGAATCAGATCATCTCGCTGCTCTGGGTCCACGAGTCATAGCTACGTACATCGAAAGACGCGAACCCGGCGGCGGCCATCCCTAGGAGGCATCTGCTGGCGATCCGCATTTCAGGGCACTTCCGCAAGAGGCCCCCGTCTTCATGAGCGGGCACGACAGCCTTCGTCGAAAGCACGGTTCAACGCCGCTCTGAATCAAGCCTTACGGGCGGCGACCGAACGCAAAATCTCGTGAGAACCGCACCTGTCGAAAGTCGGCAATTCCAGGATACGGACGCACAATTCGCTCACCAGATTGGTACTCAATACGACGTGTGCGAAACGTGAGATCTTCAAACGGCCCGGATTGCACGAGTAGAACGCCCTCTGTCATGCGAAAGCTAGGATCGACAGATCGACGAACCTCGTCACACACATAGTTGGCGGCTCGCGTGAGTTCGAGTGTCAGATCGCGAACCAAATCGCAGTGTTCCTCGTAGCGCTCTGCCAACGCATCGTATCGTTCAGAATCCCACTCGCGAATCTGATAGAATTTCGCTGTGTGGAGGTCATCGCCCCGCCTCTCAGTGTGCCCGCCAAACTGTAAAAGCATATCGTTGAGGACGCGCCCGAAATTTTCGAGCGCCGCGGAGCTCCGGGAAGGCTTGAGGCCAAACACGATTCAGTATCCACTCCACGGCAAACTGCAGCTTGGCCTCTTGTTCGACTCGCAGAGCCGGCCCGTCTGCACCTAGCATAAACGAGGTCCACGCGAGCCAGTTGTCGATATTGACGAGTTTCATCCACTCGTGCACAATCGACGCGACTGTCTCTCGATCTCTAAGTAGCGCCGCATCTGCTGGAGTGAGCGCTGCGCGCACACGGCTCTCGTGATCGTTCTTGTATTGATGTAAGACCTCTACGGGATACGTAGCTTCTTGATCATCGACGAGCTTGTGATGGATCTTGCAGAGAGTACGAGATTCGCGTAGAGATCACGCTCAGTAAGAGTGAGTGAACTGATCCCGCGTGGCCCATCGACACTCTCGGCGACGATGTGCGCTACGTCTCCGACTAGCGATTCGTCGTCTGTCTGACTCGCGTCCATTACCAGATTTCGATGGCACTCTGGAAAGGCGCAGTGAGCTCCAGCACGGCCCCATACGAGAATCTTTGTTTTGAGTGTTGCTGCCATCGTTCTTCGGGTTTGAGTTTCTAGGCAGCGCCTGCCGCGGAAGCGCCCCCCCCCCCCCCCCTCCCTCCCCCGCCCCCCCCCCCCCCCCCCCCCCCCCCCCGCCCCCCCCCCCCCCCCCCCCCCCCCCCCCCCCCCCCCCCCCTCCCCCCCCCCCCTCCGGGAGGCTCTTCGTCGCGATCACCGTGTTGCAGGTCCAGTTAGGCGAAGAGTGCTGCAACTTCCGGCCTCTGGCCGCACCCCGCGCCTAGACTCCGTTCGCCTGGCCTCTGCCACTGCGCGCTTGTCATACGGTCCGGTACCACGGTCGTCGGCACTTCGACGTTCTCAGTTGATTCCCGAACAGGACGTTGCACTGGACCGGCACCCCACTCCGAGGCGGGGTCAAGGTGCACGCGCTGATCGTCAAAGAAGATGTGAGGGGCGAACACCTCCAAGATGCGACGCTTCTCGATGCCACCAAGAAAGAATGTCTCGTCCACTTGGATGCCCCATTCGCGCAGCGATGTGATCATGCGCTTGTGCGACGGGGCGTTGCGGGCGGTGACAATGGCAATGCGAACTTTGGACTCATAAGACTTGTCTTCGGAAGCTCGCGCGCGCTCGCGTTGTTGTAGCGCGGCGATCTTGATGAGCAGCTCCTTCAGCGGCCCAGCGTTGTGTGCTCGCAGGACGTTCTCTTGCTCCGCTTGATGAAATGCGCCAAGGTCTCCAGTCTCGTGAAAGATGACCTCTGCTTCGTCATCGGCGATCACGCCATCGAAGTCGAACGCAACTCGCAGTTCTTCGTCTGCCATATCATCCTCGTATGCGGAGTGAAGGACCAAACCCGAAGGCTGTCCCGCAAGCATGGCAGCACGAACATCATCCTCGTTCGCGGAGAGAAATAAGCTCGCATTGAACGCCGGGGCGTATCGATACGCCGCCTTGCCCGTCACAAACGCGCCGCGGCTGATCGCGAGTCCGTGAGACTGAATCGAGTTGAATACGCGAAGGCCGGTGTCCGGATCATTTCGAGACAGGAGAATCACTTCAACTGGCTGATCCGACGGGTCTGACCCATTGAGGCTCAGCAGTCGACGAATGAACGGAAATGCCACGCCCGGTTGCAGAACGTCGTCCTGATGTTCGCGCTGGTACGCTCGATAAGGCTCTTCACCCTGGCCTTGAAACACGGCGTCGCTCTCACGCAGATCGAAGAGTGCGCTTGATGCGACGGCGATCACCAGCTTCGACTCGATTGGATAGGGCAAGTACAGTCCGAGATGAGGTTCGCCACACTTCGGAGGCGGCAGCACTAACGTTGCTAGCGGATGCCATCAGCGCGTGTGAGCTGTTGCCTGAAAATATGTGTGTGCGTGCGCTTGGCCGAACGCGAGCTTAAAGGGCCGCCTTTC
Proteins encoded in this window:
- a CDS encoding ThiF family adenylyltransferase encodes the protein MTEIAHGSNRRAVETELIVDHSFSAKPKPADRYLDFYEKLTEYVNRITGPAEALDLSVTARTFGVVEVRDDSSVFRYTENASALAGIAALTPALGVPKVAIVGTGGTGAYVLDFLAKTPVQEIHLYDGDEFLQHNAFRAPGAASLTQLRGRLTKVAYFQQMYDPMRRGIIPHPEHIDHTNVGELLEMHTVFVCVDSGPARKLIVDALRTSAVQCIIVGMGLQQTSNGLVGQIATTTARPGRWGPSTTAYRSGTRDGEAGGEYEKNIQIAELNALNAVMAVIKWKKLCGFYVDLEREGHTAYIIEGNGLVSDDHGESQ
- a CDS encoding multiubiquitin domain-containing protein — its product is MGQSTEVNEVESAVNETDGVDEGERGEAERGRKQNTIYVNAEPHFVSDKDISFEEVVALARGLPTGPNILYGVTYQRGHGNKPMGTLVAGQTTKVKNEMIFSVTATDRS
- a CDS encoding DUF2188 domain-containing protein, with amino-acid sequence MSASKKAGVHTTPNPSGKGWVNQQGGEVLSNHRLKERAVEQGRSDAQKAKVEHTIHNKDGKIGTKNSYGGDTNPPKDRNR
- a CDS encoding XRE family transcriptional regulator is translated as MSSAYESGPEIDLGRRIAQFREERGLSQAALAKQMGTSQSAISQIESGERNPSFETLRQIAKALSVTPALLVGADVEQLEAHELAHFRLLRTLAPEAQQELQQFAAFLQMKQQKKPND
- a CDS encoding ImmA/IrrE family metallo-endopeptidase; this encodes MDARTFDLDLILAEDNLVVCESEFEESGYAACLIRTPAQSGIMIAGNQEPGRRRFSLAHELGHYHIPSHQAVGSTLMCADSALRTRSSDAARIEWEANDFATELLMPFRLFSRDVERRDVSFKTVATLSSSDMYNVSLTAAAWRLVETCREVCALVVSIDGKVAWSVRSNSWRLPLPDVGRPVPVGTMAAAVLQGERPLSRAEALDPLTWLSSADGRWVASEDLRLFESTHAIPRLNQIISLLWVHES
- a CDS encoding 5'-nucleotidase, which encodes MPYPIESKLVIAVASSALFDLRESDAVFQGQGEEPYRAYQREHQDDVLQPGVAFPFIRRLLSLNGSDPSDQPVEVILLSRNDPDTGLRVFNSIQSHGLAISRGAFVTGKAAYRYAPAFNASLFLSANEDDVRAAMLAGQPSGLVLHSAYEDDMADEELRVAFDFDGVIADDEAEVIFHETGDLGAFHQAEQENVLRAHNAGPLKELLIKIAALQQRERARASEDKSYESKVRIAIVTARNAPSHKRMITSLREWGIQVDETFFLGGIEKRRILEVFAPHIFFDDQRVHLDPASEWGAGPVQRPVRESTENVEVPTTVVPDRMTSAQWQRPGERSLGAGCGQRPEVAALFA